A single Phragmites australis chromosome 4, lpPhrAust1.1, whole genome shotgun sequence DNA region contains:
- the LOC133915775 gene encoding glutamyl-tRNA(Gln) amidotransferase subunit C, chloroplastic/mitochondrial-like, with amino-acid sequence MVSSLSIPPPRTGSSVLPILQPDHGTRGSSAATTAMLTAAIPRLRLVAPPPLRNPSARTHWLRPLSSSSSTHVTAAAAGAGALEPPDLSRLANAARISLSPQEAEEFAPKIRQVVDWFGQLQAADLESVEPSLRAGTAAGSSLREDKPETFANRDAIVEAIPSYDDPYIKVPRVLNKE; translated from the exons ATGGTGAGTTCGTTGTCGATCCCACCACCCAGAACCGGCTCCTCAGTCCTCCCTATCCTTCAGCCGGACCACGGGACCAGGGGCAGCAGCGCAGCGACGACGGCCATGCTCACCGCCGCCATCCCCAGGCTCCGCTTGGtggcgccaccgccgctgcgGAACCCTTCGGCCAGGACCCACTGGCTGCggcccctctcctcctcctcctccacccacGTAACGGCCGCGGCGGCAGGGGCGGGGGCGCTGGAGCCGCCGGACCTGTCCCGCCTCGCCAACGCCGCGCGCATCTCGCTCTCCCCTCAGGAG GCCGAGGAGTTCGCCCCCAAGATTCGACAAGTGGTGGACTG GTTTGGGCAACTTCAGGCGGCTGATCTTGAGTCCGTTGAGCCCTCACTTAGAGCTG GTACAGCGGCCGGTAGTTCTTTGAGAGAAGATAAGCCTGAAACATTTGCTAACAG AGATGCCATAGTAGAGGCCATTCCAAGTTATGATGATCCATACATCAAAGTGCCAAGAGTGCTGAACAAAGAGTGA
- the LOC133915774 gene encoding cation/calcium exchanger 1-like gives MALPRGRACNNPVPSACFLLLLLLLLLSASFLAAPRDSSTSTNRAVEEGAIIDGDSGSSSSSASGNCEELQSIKGREARCQYLRTHARCSPVGYVDYLRLFYCGFARAPAAGYAALLLWLALLFYLLGDTASEYFCASLEGLSAALRLPPAIAGVTLLSLGNGAPDVFASVVSFASGDGGGVGLNSALGGALFVSTVVAGVVALAVGARRGVVVEWRGFVRDLCFLLLALCYLLAVLVNGEVTVWAAVSFVSLYVGYVVLVWTSHCCAEQGKPLVTSLSAPLLDEDDGVPSLPSHSKTAAAGPTPRGIAYLHCLMRALCMPLYLPRRLTIPDIAAHRWSRPYAVASAALAPVLLAATWTSQRNPVSSVRHSLAVLLGGALLGLLLAALAAATTDAASPPRGRRRRVPWLAAGFLMSVLWAYTLARELVALLVTIGYMVGIKASVLGVTVLAWGDSLGDLVSNVAMAVHGGAGGAQTAVSGCYAGPLFNTVVGLGLSLSLAAGAQHPAPFVVPADGAAYEAMGFLGAALAWALFVVPVRGMRIDRVYGLGLITIYLCFFAVRVFETLGLWT, from the coding sequence ATGGCGCTCCCGCGCGGGCGCGCGTGCAATAACCCCGTCCCCAGCGCCTGCttcctcctgctcctgctcctcctcctcctctccgcaTCCTTCCTTGCCGCTCCGCGTGACTCCTCAACCTCCACCAACCGCGCGGTAGAGGAGGGGGCGATTATTGATGGTGATAGTgggtcgtcgtcatcgtcggcCTCTGGAAACTGCGAGGAGCTGCAGTCCATCAAGGGCAGGGAGGCTAGGTGCCAGTACCTGCGGACGCACGCGCGGTGCTCGCCGGTGGGGTACGTCGACTACCTCCGCCTCTTCTACTGCGGCTTCGCCCGCGCGCCGGCGGCCGGGTACGCCGCGCTCCTGCTGTGGCTGGCGCTGCTCTTCTACTTGCTCGGCGACACCGCGTCGGAGTACTTCTGCGCGTCGCTCGAGGGGCTCTCGGCGGCGCTGCGGCTGCCGCCGGCCATCGCGGGCGTCACGCTGCTCTCGCTCGGCAACGGCGCTCCCGACGTGTTCGCCAGCGTCGTCTCCTTCGCTTCGGGCGACGGCGGGGGCGTGGGGCTCAACAGCGCGCTCGGCGGGGCGTTGTTCGTGTCCACGGTAGTCGCTGGGGTCGTCGCGCTCGCCGTGGGCGCCCGCCGCGGGGTCGTCGTGGAGTGGCGTGGGTTCGTGCGCGACCtctgcttcctcctcctcgcgctcTGCTATTTGCTCGCCGTGCTGGTGAACGGCGAGGTCACCGTCTGGGCGGCCGTGTCTTTCGTCTCGCTCTACGTCGGCTACGTCGTCCTCGTATGGACGTCACACTGCTGCGCCGAACAGGGCAAGCCGCTGGTCACCAGCCTCTCCGCGCCGCTCCTCGATGAAGACGACGGCGTCCCGTCGCTGCCGTCCCACTCCaagacggcggcggccggcccCACTCCAAGGGGAATAGCCTATCTGCATTGCCTCATGCGCGCGCTCTGCATGCCGCTGTACCTCCCGCGCCGCCTCACCATCCCGGACATCGCCGCGCACCGCTGGTCCCGGCCCTACGCCGTCGCGTCCGCCGCGCTGGCGCCGGTCCTCCTCGCCGCCACCTGGACCTCGCAGCGCAACCCGGTGTCCTCGGTGCGCCACAGCCTCGCCGTGCTCCTGGGCGGCGCgctcctcggcctcctcctcgccgcgctcgccgcggCCACCACGGACGCCGCCTCCCCTCCGCGCGGCCGTCGGCGCCGCGTGCCGTGGCTCGCCGCGGGGTTCCTGATGAGCGTGCTGTGGGCGTACACCCTGGCCCGCGAGCTGGTGGCGCTCCTGGTGACCATCGGTTACATGGTCGGGATCAAGGCGAGCGTGCTGGGAGTCACCGTGCTGGCGTGGGGGGACTCCCTGGGCGACCTGGTCTCGAACGTGGCGATGGCGGTGCACGGCGGCGCCGGGGGCGCGCAGACGGCGGTGTCCGGGTGCTACGCGGGCCCGCTGTTCAACACGGTGGTGGGCCTGGGCCTGTCGCTGTCGCTGGCGGCGGGCGCGCAGCACCCGGCGCCGTTCGTGGTGCCCGCGGACGGGGCGGCGTACGAGGCTATGGGGTTCCTGGGCGCGGCGCTGGCGTGGGCGCTGTTCGTGGTGCCCGTGAGGGGGATGCGCATCGACCGCGTGTACGGGCTGGGACTCATCACCATCTACCTCTGCTTCTTCGCCGTGCGCGTCTTCGAGACGCTCGGCCTCTGGACATAG